The Salvelinus alpinus chromosome 21, SLU_Salpinus.1, whole genome shotgun sequence genome has a segment encoding these proteins:
- the LOC139548026 gene encoding prolyl 4-hydroxylase subunit alpha-3-like isoform X1, whose product MLYYFKSIYSACAIISVILMPLSFGEMYTSLLNVKQAINVERQLIDHLETYIEHESERLEDIKRFYAKVSDLHSEVYSGPSAAMANPLVAFTLIKRLQSEWRNLIYSDEAQENTQDFRSGYEEVEKEGSLPKLEDLQGAAKGLMRLQDVYALQVGGLVRGHFQRITDGNPIDIYSPTVSVPLSGDDCFLVGKVAYELEDYYHSVQWLEESVRLFRGVGGEWSPENEGTLEDALDHLAFSHFKTGNISYALSLSQELLNHDPMNGRVLKNVQKYERLLVDSPPLLSTDTGLKRPNTTYLRTRNTYERLCRTQGTQPTHYENPRLFCDYFNNDSPGLLLQPIRREVLSLQPYVVLYHSFITDSEAESIRDLAQTGLRRSVVASGEEQATAEYRISKSAWLKETAHPIIGRLDQRITLLTSLNVQPPYAEYLQVVNYGIGGHYEPHFDHATSASSPLFRLNTGNRVATFMIYLSSVDAGGSTAFIHANFSVPVLENAALFWWNLHRNGQGDGDTLHAGCPVLVGDKWVANKWIHEYGQEFQRRCSPNPEE is encoded by the exons ATGCTATATTATTTCAAATCCATTTACTCAGCCTGTGCTATAATCAGTGTCATTTTGATGCCGTTATCTTTTGGTGAGATGTATACATCATTATTGAACGTAAAACAAGCCATCAATGTTGAAAGACAACTTATTGATCATTTAGAAACTTACATCGAACACGAATCGGAGAGACTTGAAGACATCAAAAG GTTTTATGCAAAGGTGTCAGACTTGCACAGTGAGGTGTACAGTGGACCGTCAGCTGCTATGGCAAACCCCTTGGTGGCGTTCACTCTTATCAAGCGCTTGCAATCCGAGTGGCGGAATCTGATCTACAGTGATGAAGCACAAGAAAACACCCAAG ACTTCAGGTCTGGTTAcgaggaggtggagaaggagggcAGCTTGCCCAAACTGGAGGACCTTCAGGGGGCTGCCAAGGGGCTGATGAGGCTGCAGGATGTGTATGCCCTTCAAGTGGGGGGACTTGTGAGAGGTCACTTCCAGAGGATCACTGACGGCAACCCCATTGACATCTACAGTCCCACAGTATCTGTTCCTCTTTCTGGGGATGATTGCTTCCTAGTTGGGAAG GTTGCCTATGAGCTGGAGGACTACTACCACTCAGTGCAGTGGCTGGAGGAGTCAGTGCGTCTGTTCCGAGGGGTAGGGGGGGAATGGAGTCCAGAGAATGAGGGAACTCTGGAAGATGCTCTGGATCACCTGGCCTTTTCTCACTTCAAG aCAGGAAACATTTCCTATGCACTGAGTCTCTCTCAGGAGTTGTTGAACCATG ATCCCATGAACGGGAGAGTTTTAAAGAATGTACAGAAGTATGAGCGACTGCTAGTTGACAGTCCACCCTTACTGAGCACTGACACTGGGTTGAAGAGGCCCAACACCACCTATCTACGGACAAGGAACACCTATGAGAGACTATGTCGAACACAGGGCACTCAG CCAACGCATTATGAAAACCCCCGGCTGTTCTGTGACTATTTCAACAATGACAGTCCTGGGTTGCTACTGCAGCCAATCAGACGTGAGGTGCTGAGCCTGCAGCCTTACGTGGTCCTTTACCACAGCTTCATCACTGACTCAGAGGCAGAGAGCATCAGGGACCTCGCCCAGACAGGG TTAAGGAGATCTGTAGTGGCATCTGGAGAGGAACAGGCTACTGCAGAGTATCGCATCAGCAAGAG TGCATGGTTAAAGGAGACAGCCCACCCTATCATTGGGAGGCTGGACCAGAGAATCACCTTGCTCACAAGTCTCAATGTGCAGCCTCCGTATGCAGAGTACCTCCAAGTGGTGAACTATGGGATTGGAGGACACTATGAACCCCATTTTGACCATGCAACG TCAGCATCAAGCCCCCTTTTTAGGCTCAACACTGGGAATCGAGTGGCAACCTTCATGATATAC CTCAGCTCTGTGGACGCAGGTGGGTCCACAGCCTTCATCCATGCTAACTTCAGCGTTCCTGTTCTGGAG AATGCTGCCCTCTTCTGGTGGAACCTCCATCGGAACGGTCAAGGAGATGGGGACACTCTGCATGCTGGCTGCCCTGTCCTTGTTGGGGACAAATGGG TGGCTAACAAATGGATCCATGAGTACGGCCAGGAGTTCCAGAGACGCTGTAGCCCCAATCCTGAGGAGTGA
- the LOC139548026 gene encoding prolyl 4-hydroxylase subunit alpha-3-like isoform X2 produces the protein MANPLVAFTLIKRLQSEWRNLIYSDEAQENTQDFRSGYEEVEKEGSLPKLEDLQGAAKGLMRLQDVYALQVGGLVRGHFQRITDGNPIDIYSPTVSVPLSGDDCFLVGKVAYELEDYYHSVQWLEESVRLFRGVGGEWSPENEGTLEDALDHLAFSHFKTGNISYALSLSQELLNHDPMNGRVLKNVQKYERLLVDSPPLLSTDTGLKRPNTTYLRTRNTYERLCRTQGTQPTHYENPRLFCDYFNNDSPGLLLQPIRREVLSLQPYVVLYHSFITDSEAESIRDLAQTGLRRSVVASGEEQATAEYRISKSAWLKETAHPIIGRLDQRITLLTSLNVQPPYAEYLQVVNYGIGGHYEPHFDHATSASSPLFRLNTGNRVATFMIYLSSVDAGGSTAFIHANFSVPVLENAALFWWNLHRNGQGDGDTLHAGCPVLVGDKWVANKWIHEYGQEFQRRCSPNPEE, from the exons ATGGCAAACCCCTTGGTGGCGTTCACTCTTATCAAGCGCTTGCAATCCGAGTGGCGGAATCTGATCTACAGTGATGAAGCACAAGAAAACACCCAAG ACTTCAGGTCTGGTTAcgaggaggtggagaaggagggcAGCTTGCCCAAACTGGAGGACCTTCAGGGGGCTGCCAAGGGGCTGATGAGGCTGCAGGATGTGTATGCCCTTCAAGTGGGGGGACTTGTGAGAGGTCACTTCCAGAGGATCACTGACGGCAACCCCATTGACATCTACAGTCCCACAGTATCTGTTCCTCTTTCTGGGGATGATTGCTTCCTAGTTGGGAAG GTTGCCTATGAGCTGGAGGACTACTACCACTCAGTGCAGTGGCTGGAGGAGTCAGTGCGTCTGTTCCGAGGGGTAGGGGGGGAATGGAGTCCAGAGAATGAGGGAACTCTGGAAGATGCTCTGGATCACCTGGCCTTTTCTCACTTCAAG aCAGGAAACATTTCCTATGCACTGAGTCTCTCTCAGGAGTTGTTGAACCATG ATCCCATGAACGGGAGAGTTTTAAAGAATGTACAGAAGTATGAGCGACTGCTAGTTGACAGTCCACCCTTACTGAGCACTGACACTGGGTTGAAGAGGCCCAACACCACCTATCTACGGACAAGGAACACCTATGAGAGACTATGTCGAACACAGGGCACTCAG CCAACGCATTATGAAAACCCCCGGCTGTTCTGTGACTATTTCAACAATGACAGTCCTGGGTTGCTACTGCAGCCAATCAGACGTGAGGTGCTGAGCCTGCAGCCTTACGTGGTCCTTTACCACAGCTTCATCACTGACTCAGAGGCAGAGAGCATCAGGGACCTCGCCCAGACAGGG TTAAGGAGATCTGTAGTGGCATCTGGAGAGGAACAGGCTACTGCAGAGTATCGCATCAGCAAGAG TGCATGGTTAAAGGAGACAGCCCACCCTATCATTGGGAGGCTGGACCAGAGAATCACCTTGCTCACAAGTCTCAATGTGCAGCCTCCGTATGCAGAGTACCTCCAAGTGGTGAACTATGGGATTGGAGGACACTATGAACCCCATTTTGACCATGCAACG TCAGCATCAAGCCCCCTTTTTAGGCTCAACACTGGGAATCGAGTGGCAACCTTCATGATATAC CTCAGCTCTGTGGACGCAGGTGGGTCCACAGCCTTCATCCATGCTAACTTCAGCGTTCCTGTTCTGGAG AATGCTGCCCTCTTCTGGTGGAACCTCCATCGGAACGGTCAAGGAGATGGGGACACTCTGCATGCTGGCTGCCCTGTCCTTGTTGGGGACAAATGGG TGGCTAACAAATGGATCCATGAGTACGGCCAGGAGTTCCAGAGACGCTGTAGCCCCAATCCTGAGGAGTGA